The following proteins are co-located in the Pomacea canaliculata isolate SZHN2017 linkage group LG10, ASM307304v1, whole genome shotgun sequence genome:
- the LOC112573546 gene encoding prolactin regulatory element-binding protein-like isoform X1 — MAPVKGFLARSDFPLYAVRALDCSHFLVAGGGGQAKTGVPNAIEIYELKQTEESVQASSICRHDAGSEAIMNCSSFYDGRNYIIACGQDEKCKIYSVRYKVVSPSKANSDGKSEGDIRKRKGGSDGDEVKSSLNDTKYLTFDVQLIQSVQTDFDKDGGFQKVVRFSLDHSFVATGGADGFLRVWKYPDMKKKFQVQAHKSDIDDLDISPAGDRIVTVSRDGTGMVWNVKDGQHHCDLLWPVKEAVHYRFRCCRYGLIEGKKDKFNLYTLSIPVKRSSKPDLCYISLWDSNSIQMKKTANTGTEVLSALAVSDDGIYLGVGTISGSVSVYISFSLQRLYHVKETHSIFVTGLEFLPMSEATRAIVGSQDFSMLSVSADNTIKIHHMPERTSIHVFWVLLGCIILIFLFFWTLAELGI, encoded by the exons ATGGCGCCCGTTAAGGGCTTTCTTGCACGATCAGATTTTCCTCTGTATGCTGTTCGTGCTCTTGATTGTTCACATTTTCTGGTTGCTGGTGGGGGAGGCCAAGCAAAAACTGGGGTACCGAATGCCATC GAAATATATGaactaaaacaaacagaagagtcAGTCCAAGCCTCAAGTATATGTCGACATGATGCAGGCTCAGAGGCCATCATGAACTGTAGTTCATTCTATGATGGCAGAAACTACATCATAGCATGTGGCCAAGATGAAAAGTGCAAGATCTACTCGGTCAGGTATAAAGTTGTGTCCCCAAGCAAAGCAAACTCAG ATGGGAAAAGTGAAGGTGACATACGAAAACGCAAAGGAGGATCAGATGGAGATGAAGTTAAAAGCAGCCTGAACGATACCAAATACCTCACTTTTGATGTACAACTAATACAATCAGTGcagacagactttgacaaagatGGAGGGTTCCAGAAGGTTGTGAGATTCAGTCTTGATCACAGTTTTGTAGCAACAGGTGGTGCTGATGGGTTTCTTCGTGTGTGGAag TATCcagacatgaagaaaaaatttCAAGTTCAGGCACACAAAAGTGACATAGATGATCTGGACATCAGCCCTGCTGGAGACAGG attgtCACAGTGTCCAGAGATGGAACAGGGATGGTGTGGAATGTTAAAGATGGACAGCACCACTGTGATCTATTATGGCCAGTGAAGGAAGCAGTTCATTATCGATTCAGATGCTGCAG GTATGGATtgatagaaggaaagaaagataagttCAACTTGTACACACTAAGCATTCCAGTAAAACGTTCCAGTAAACCTGATTTGTGCTACATTTCACTGTGGGACAGCAACAGCATACAGATGAAAAAGACTGCCAACACAGGGACGGAAGTCTTGTCAGCACTTGCAGTCAG TGATGATGGGATTTATCTTGGTGTTGGCACAATATCAGGCAGTGTTTCTGTTTATATATCTTTTAGCTTACAG agGCTGTATCATGTAAAAGAGACTCACAGCATTTTTGTGACCGGTTTAGAATTTCTGCCCATGTCTGAAGCGACTCGAGCAATAGTTGGCAGTCAAGACTTTAGTATGCTCAGTGTTTCTGCTGACAATACCATCAAGATTCATCACATGCCAGAGAGGA CTTCAATCCATGTGTTCTGGGTTTTACTTGGCTGCATCATcctaatttttctcttcttctggaCCTTGGCAGAACTTGGTATATAA
- the LOC112573546 gene encoding prolactin regulatory element-binding protein-like isoform X2 yields MAPVKGFLARSDFPLYAVRALDCSHFLVAGGGGQAKTGVPNAIEIYELKQTEESVQASSICRHDAGSEAIMNCSSFYDGRNYIIACGQDEKCKIYSVRYKVVSPSKANSDGKSEGDIRKRKGGSDGDEVKSSLNDTKYLTFDVQLIQSVQTDFDKDGGFQKVVRFSLDHSFVATGGADGFLRVWKYPDMKKKFQVQAHKSDIDDLDISPAGDRIVTVSRDGTGMVWNVKDGQHHCDLLWPVKEAVHYRFRCCRYGLIEGKKDKFNLYTLSIPVKRSSKPDLCYISLWDSNSIQMKKTANTGTEVLSALAVSDDGIYLGVGTISGSVSVYISFSLQRLYHVKETHSIFVTGLEFLPMSEATRAIVGSQDFSMLSVSADNTIKIHHMPERSTLMTQTKTYQQTAG; encoded by the exons ATGGCGCCCGTTAAGGGCTTTCTTGCACGATCAGATTTTCCTCTGTATGCTGTTCGTGCTCTTGATTGTTCACATTTTCTGGTTGCTGGTGGGGGAGGCCAAGCAAAAACTGGGGTACCGAATGCCATC GAAATATATGaactaaaacaaacagaagagtcAGTCCAAGCCTCAAGTATATGTCGACATGATGCAGGCTCAGAGGCCATCATGAACTGTAGTTCATTCTATGATGGCAGAAACTACATCATAGCATGTGGCCAAGATGAAAAGTGCAAGATCTACTCGGTCAGGTATAAAGTTGTGTCCCCAAGCAAAGCAAACTCAG ATGGGAAAAGTGAAGGTGACATACGAAAACGCAAAGGAGGATCAGATGGAGATGAAGTTAAAAGCAGCCTGAACGATACCAAATACCTCACTTTTGATGTACAACTAATACAATCAGTGcagacagactttgacaaagatGGAGGGTTCCAGAAGGTTGTGAGATTCAGTCTTGATCACAGTTTTGTAGCAACAGGTGGTGCTGATGGGTTTCTTCGTGTGTGGAag TATCcagacatgaagaaaaaatttCAAGTTCAGGCACACAAAAGTGACATAGATGATCTGGACATCAGCCCTGCTGGAGACAGG attgtCACAGTGTCCAGAGATGGAACAGGGATGGTGTGGAATGTTAAAGATGGACAGCACCACTGTGATCTATTATGGCCAGTGAAGGAAGCAGTTCATTATCGATTCAGATGCTGCAG GTATGGATtgatagaaggaaagaaagataagttCAACTTGTACACACTAAGCATTCCAGTAAAACGTTCCAGTAAACCTGATTTGTGCTACATTTCACTGTGGGACAGCAACAGCATACAGATGAAAAAGACTGCCAACACAGGGACGGAAGTCTTGTCAGCACTTGCAGTCAG TGATGATGGGATTTATCTTGGTGTTGGCACAATATCAGGCAGTGTTTCTGTTTATATATCTTTTAGCTTACAG agGCTGTATCATGTAAAAGAGACTCACAGCATTTTTGTGACCGGTTTAGAATTTCTGCCCATGTCTGAAGCGACTCGAGCAATAGTTGGCAGTCAAGACTTTAGTATGCTCAGTGTTTCTGCTGACAATACCATCAAGATTCATCACATGCCAGAGAGGA GCACATTGAtgacacagaccaaaacataTCAGCAAACAGCTGGCTAG
- the LOC112573547 gene encoding protein phosphatase 1 regulatory subunit 42-like isoform X3, whose product MGRLTIDLITRGTSGYAKKKRDETPQQYVRRLTHLYLENRNISEVGEELMLCRNLVVLYLYDNCLTDVPCLNHNCNLTHLYLQNNLISKIENLSALTKLSKLYLGGNCITVVEGLEKLQQLQELHVENQQLPAGEQLLFDPRSLNAVSKSLEVLNVSGNKLESLRDLEVLQGLTQLYASDNLLNDIKELSQLLPFWTKLWRLELVGNPLCHKSKYKDKIIIMGKNLGMLDGKEVTDTAKQFLCNWHATRETQKKKREEFTRQGSFTGDLPPVNQHYPLKHSGTRLGYLMPGLPRKEFDEILSRNHGFGEGGPSKIQSGVFRSKLPVIDNNRFLSVLTPRLNIDKGYL is encoded by the exons ATGGGGCGATTGACAATAGACCTAATAACCAGAGGTACATCAGGTTATGCAAAAAAGAAGAGGGATGAAACCCCCCAACAGTATGTACGACGACTTACACATCTCTACCTGgaaaacagaaacatttcaGAAGTG GGAGAAGAACTAATGCTCTGTAGAAATTTGGTTGTTCTGTATTTGTATGACAATTGCCTGACAGATGTGCCTTGTCTCAATCACAACTGCAATCTGACTCACCTTTACCTTCAAAACAACCTTATTAGCAAGATAGAAAACTTATCTGCACTAACAAAACTGAGCAAACT GTATCTGGGTGGTAACTGCATCACAGTGGTTGAAGGCTTGGAAAAACTTCAGCAACTGCAGGAGTTACATGTGGAGAATCAGCAATTGCCAGCTGGCGAGCAACTCTTGTTTGATCCTCGTTCTCTTAATGCAGTGTCT aaatctCTGGAGGTGCTGAACGTGTCAGGCAACAAGTTAGAGTCCTTAAGAGATCTAGAAGTGCTGCAAGGCCTGACCCAGCTGTATGCATCAGACAACCTTTTGAATGACATCAAGGAATTGTCACAGCTGCTACCATTCTGGACAAAACTCTGGAGATTAGAACTAGTCGGAAACCCCTTATGTCACAAGTCAAAGTACAAGGACAAAATTATCATCATGGGCAAAAATCTGG GCATGCTTGATGGCAAAGAGGTAACAGATACTGCTAAACAGTTCTTATGCAACTGGCATGCAACAagagaaacacagaagaaaaaacgTGAAGAGTTTACTCGTCAAGGTTCTTTCACAG GAGACCTGCCACCTGTTAATCAGCACTACCCATTGAAGCATTCTGGCACAAGATTAGGGTATCTTATGCCTG gGCTACCCAGAAAAGAATTTGATGAGATTCTTTCAAGAAATCATGGATTTGGGGAAGGAGGGCCATCAAAGATTCAGAGTGGTGTATTTCGTTCAAA ATTACCAGTCATTGACAATAATCGATTTCTGAGTGTACTGACACCACGCCTAAATATCGACAAAGGCTATCTTTGA
- the LOC112573547 gene encoding protein phosphatase 1 regulatory subunit 42-like isoform X1, translating into MGRLTIDLITRGTSGYAKKKRDETPQQYVRRLTHLYLENRNISEVGEELMLCRNLVVLYLYDNCLTDVPCLNHNCNLTHLYLQNNLISKIENLSALTKLSKLYLGGNCITVVEGLEKLQQLQELHVENQQLPAGEQLLFDPRSLNAVSKSLEVLNVSGNKLESLRDLEVLQGLTQLYASDNLLNDIKELSQLLPFWTKLWRLELVGNPLCHKSKYKDKIIIMGKNLGMLDGKEVTDTAKQFLCNWHATRETQKKKREEFTRQGSFTGDLPPVNQHYPLKHSGTRLGYLMPGLPRKEFDEILSRNHGFGEGGPSKIQSGVFRSNFRQATGYREYRKTTLSSAPLRRNPLTSISIEMTRSLHPMHNIAPF; encoded by the exons ATGGGGCGATTGACAATAGACCTAATAACCAGAGGTACATCAGGTTATGCAAAAAAGAAGAGGGATGAAACCCCCCAACAGTATGTACGACGACTTACACATCTCTACCTGgaaaacagaaacatttcaGAAGTG GGAGAAGAACTAATGCTCTGTAGAAATTTGGTTGTTCTGTATTTGTATGACAATTGCCTGACAGATGTGCCTTGTCTCAATCACAACTGCAATCTGACTCACCTTTACCTTCAAAACAACCTTATTAGCAAGATAGAAAACTTATCTGCACTAACAAAACTGAGCAAACT GTATCTGGGTGGTAACTGCATCACAGTGGTTGAAGGCTTGGAAAAACTTCAGCAACTGCAGGAGTTACATGTGGAGAATCAGCAATTGCCAGCTGGCGAGCAACTCTTGTTTGATCCTCGTTCTCTTAATGCAGTGTCT aaatctCTGGAGGTGCTGAACGTGTCAGGCAACAAGTTAGAGTCCTTAAGAGATCTAGAAGTGCTGCAAGGCCTGACCCAGCTGTATGCATCAGACAACCTTTTGAATGACATCAAGGAATTGTCACAGCTGCTACCATTCTGGACAAAACTCTGGAGATTAGAACTAGTCGGAAACCCCTTATGTCACAAGTCAAAGTACAAGGACAAAATTATCATCATGGGCAAAAATCTGG GCATGCTTGATGGCAAAGAGGTAACAGATACTGCTAAACAGTTCTTATGCAACTGGCATGCAACAagagaaacacagaagaaaaaacgTGAAGAGTTTACTCGTCAAGGTTCTTTCACAG GAGACCTGCCACCTGTTAATCAGCACTACCCATTGAAGCATTCTGGCACAAGATTAGGGTATCTTATGCCTG gGCTACCCAGAAAAGAATTTGATGAGATTCTTTCAAGAAATCATGGATTTGGGGAAGGAGGGCCATCAAAGATTCAGAGTGGTGTATTTCGTTCAAA TTTCAGGCAGGCCACTGGCTACCGTGAATACAGAAAAACCACCTTATCTTCAGCTCCTTTGCGACGGAATCCTTTGACAAGCATCAGCATTGAGATGACTAGAAGTCTGCATCCAATGCACAACATTGCTCCATTTTAG
- the LOC112573547 gene encoding protein phosphatase 1 regulatory subunit 42-like isoform X2, producing MGRLTIDLITRGTSGYAKKKRDETPQQYVRRLTHLYLENRNISEVGEELMLCRNLVVLYLYDNCLTDVPCLNHNCNLTHLYLQNNLISKIENLSALTKLSKLYLGGNCITVVEGLEKLQQLQELHVENQQLPAGEQLLFDPRSLNAVSKSLEVLNVSGNKLESLRDLEVLQGLTQLYASDNLLNDIKELSQLLPFWTKLWRLELVGNPLCHKSKYKDKIIIMGKNLGMLDGKEVTDTAKQFLCNWHATRETQKKKREEFTRQGSFTGDLPPVNQHYPLKHSGTRLGYLMPGLPRKEFDEILSRNHGFGEGGPSKIQSGVFRSKQATGYREYRKTTLSSAPLRRNPLTSISIEMTRSLHPMHNIAPF from the exons ATGGGGCGATTGACAATAGACCTAATAACCAGAGGTACATCAGGTTATGCAAAAAAGAAGAGGGATGAAACCCCCCAACAGTATGTACGACGACTTACACATCTCTACCTGgaaaacagaaacatttcaGAAGTG GGAGAAGAACTAATGCTCTGTAGAAATTTGGTTGTTCTGTATTTGTATGACAATTGCCTGACAGATGTGCCTTGTCTCAATCACAACTGCAATCTGACTCACCTTTACCTTCAAAACAACCTTATTAGCAAGATAGAAAACTTATCTGCACTAACAAAACTGAGCAAACT GTATCTGGGTGGTAACTGCATCACAGTGGTTGAAGGCTTGGAAAAACTTCAGCAACTGCAGGAGTTACATGTGGAGAATCAGCAATTGCCAGCTGGCGAGCAACTCTTGTTTGATCCTCGTTCTCTTAATGCAGTGTCT aaatctCTGGAGGTGCTGAACGTGTCAGGCAACAAGTTAGAGTCCTTAAGAGATCTAGAAGTGCTGCAAGGCCTGACCCAGCTGTATGCATCAGACAACCTTTTGAATGACATCAAGGAATTGTCACAGCTGCTACCATTCTGGACAAAACTCTGGAGATTAGAACTAGTCGGAAACCCCTTATGTCACAAGTCAAAGTACAAGGACAAAATTATCATCATGGGCAAAAATCTGG GCATGCTTGATGGCAAAGAGGTAACAGATACTGCTAAACAGTTCTTATGCAACTGGCATGCAACAagagaaacacagaagaaaaaacgTGAAGAGTTTACTCGTCAAGGTTCTTTCACAG GAGACCTGCCACCTGTTAATCAGCACTACCCATTGAAGCATTCTGGCACAAGATTAGGGTATCTTATGCCTG gGCTACCCAGAAAAGAATTTGATGAGATTCTTTCAAGAAATCATGGATTTGGGGAAGGAGGGCCATCAAAGATTCAGAGTGGTGTATTTCGTTCAAA GCAGGCCACTGGCTACCGTGAATACAGAAAAACCACCTTATCTTCAGCTCCTTTGCGACGGAATCCTTTGACAAGCATCAGCATTGAGATGACTAGAAGTCTGCATCCAATGCACAACATTGCTCCATTTTAG
- the LOC112573547 gene encoding protein phosphatase 1 regulatory subunit 42-like isoform X4, with the protein MGRLTIDLITRGTSGYAKKKRDETPQQYVRRLTHLYLENRNISEVGEELMLCRNLVVLYLYDNCLTDVPCLNHNCNLTHLYLQNNLISKIENLSALTKLSKLYLGGNCITVVEGLEKLQQLQELHVENQQLPAGEQLLFDPRSLNAVSKSLEVLNVSGNKLESLRDLEVLQGLTQLYASDNLLNDIKELSQLLPFWTKLWRLELVGNPLCHKSKYKDKIIIMGKNLGMLDGKEVTDTAKQFLCNWHATRETQKKKREEFTRQGSFTGDLPPVNQHYPLKHSGTRLGYLMPGLPRKEFDEILSRNHGFGEGGPSKIQSGVFRSNLRKKLSSIKGSYKESAGHWLP; encoded by the exons ATGGGGCGATTGACAATAGACCTAATAACCAGAGGTACATCAGGTTATGCAAAAAAGAAGAGGGATGAAACCCCCCAACAGTATGTACGACGACTTACACATCTCTACCTGgaaaacagaaacatttcaGAAGTG GGAGAAGAACTAATGCTCTGTAGAAATTTGGTTGTTCTGTATTTGTATGACAATTGCCTGACAGATGTGCCTTGTCTCAATCACAACTGCAATCTGACTCACCTTTACCTTCAAAACAACCTTATTAGCAAGATAGAAAACTTATCTGCACTAACAAAACTGAGCAAACT GTATCTGGGTGGTAACTGCATCACAGTGGTTGAAGGCTTGGAAAAACTTCAGCAACTGCAGGAGTTACATGTGGAGAATCAGCAATTGCCAGCTGGCGAGCAACTCTTGTTTGATCCTCGTTCTCTTAATGCAGTGTCT aaatctCTGGAGGTGCTGAACGTGTCAGGCAACAAGTTAGAGTCCTTAAGAGATCTAGAAGTGCTGCAAGGCCTGACCCAGCTGTATGCATCAGACAACCTTTTGAATGACATCAAGGAATTGTCACAGCTGCTACCATTCTGGACAAAACTCTGGAGATTAGAACTAGTCGGAAACCCCTTATGTCACAAGTCAAAGTACAAGGACAAAATTATCATCATGGGCAAAAATCTGG GCATGCTTGATGGCAAAGAGGTAACAGATACTGCTAAACAGTTCTTATGCAACTGGCATGCAACAagagaaacacagaagaaaaaacgTGAAGAGTTTACTCGTCAAGGTTCTTTCACAG GAGACCTGCCACCTGTTAATCAGCACTACCCATTGAAGCATTCTGGCACAAGATTAGGGTATCTTATGCCTG gGCTACCCAGAAAAGAATTTGATGAGATTCTTTCAAGAAATCATGGATTTGGGGAAGGAGGGCCATCAAAGATTCAGAGTGGTGTATTTCGTTCAAA TTTAAGGAAGAAATTGTCATCAATAAAAGGCAGTTACAAAGAATCA GCAGGCCACTGGCTACCGTGA